In Ananas comosus cultivar F153 linkage group 10, ASM154086v1, whole genome shotgun sequence, the following proteins share a genomic window:
- the LOC109716308 gene encoding uncharacterized protein LOC109716308 isoform X1, which produces MGVEGEIPTTLLRRGGGGGGGSPPSILGLQLSALIDHVARVDWSLLDRIPGDRGGSQQVAIGDLNRILSEVNTHILPFSGDLSPIRTIAGGSVANTIRGLAAGFGVSSGIVGACGDDDQGRLFCHNMSLSGVDLSRLRAKKGPTGQCVCLVDANGNRTMRPCLSNVVKLQTNELKREEFRGSKWLVVRYAYFNSEPINAAIKIAKQEGVSISLDLASFEMVRDYRSHLIELLETGNIDLCFANEDEARELIRGEATTDPEVALEFLAKYCKWAVVTLGSKGCVAKHGKEVVRVPAIGESHAVDATGAGDLFASGFLYGLVKGLSLEECCKVGACSGGSVIRALGGEVMPENWQWMYKQMKAKGLSVPDLGIST; this is translated from the exons ATGGGGGTCGAAGGGGAGATACCCACcactctcctccgccgcggcggcggcggcggcggaggatctCCGCCGTCCATCCTAGGGCTCCAGCTCTCGGCCCTGATCGACCACGTGGCGCGCGTCGATTGGTCCCTCCTCGACCGCATCCCCGGCGACCGCGGCGGCTCCCAACAG GTCGCAATTGGGGATTTGAATCGCATACTGAGCGAGGTCAACACCCACATTCTCCCATTCAGTGGCGACCTTTCTCCTATAAGGACGATAGCCGGTGGCAGCGTCGCGAACACGATCCGGGGTCTTGCCGCGGGCTTCGGGGTTTCGAGCGGAATTGTCGGCGCTTGCGGCGATGACGATCAAGGCCGGCTGTTCTGCCATAACATGAGCCTCAGCGGCGTTGATCTTTCGAGGCTACGGGCAAAGAAGGGGCCTACGGGTCAG TGCGTGTGCTTGGTTGATGCCAACGGTAATCGTACCATGCGACCCTGCCTCTCAAATGTAGTTAAGCTTCAG ACGAATGAGTTAAAAAGAGAGGAGTTTAGAGGATCGAAG TGGCTGGTAGTGAGATACGCGTACTTTAATTCGGAACCGATTAACGCCGCTATCAAGATCGCTAAACAAGAGGGCGTCTCCATCTCCTTGGACTTGGCTAGTTTCGAA ATGGTCCGTGATTACCGGTCGCACCTCATCGAACTGCTGGAGACTGGTAACATCGACCTTTGCTTTGCCAACGAAGATGAAGCTAGAGAGCTTATAAG AGGAGAAGCAACAACTGATCCGGAGGTCGCGTTGGAATTTTTGGCAAAGTATTGCAAATGGGCCGTGGTGACTCTCGGTTCCAAAGGATGCGTCGCGAAGCACGGCAAAGAG GTTGTCCGCGTCCCAGCAATCGGGGAATCGCACGCTGTCGATGCCACGGGGGCCGGCGATCTCTTCGCCAGCGGCTTCCTCTACGGGCTGGTGAAGGGGCTTTCGCTGGAGGAATGCTGCAAGGTGGGCGCCTGCAGCGGCGGCTCCGTGATCCGCGCACTCGGCGGGGAGGTGATGCCGGAGAACTGGCAGTGGATGTACAAGCAGATGAAAGCGAAAGGTCTTTCGGTTCCCGACCTCGGTATCAGCACCTGA
- the LOC109716308 gene encoding uncharacterized protein LOC109716308 isoform X2, producing the protein MGVEGEIPTTLLRRGGGGGGGSPPSILGLQLSALIDHVARVDWSLLDRIPGDRGGSQQVAIGDLNRILSEVNTHILPFSGDLSPIRTIAGGSVANTIRGLAAGFGVSSGIVGACGDDDQGRLFCHNMSLSGVDLSRLRAKKGPTGQCVCLVDANGNRTMRPCLSNVVKLQWLVVRYAYFNSEPINAAIKIAKQEGVSISLDLASFEMVRDYRSHLIELLETGNIDLCFANEDEARELIRGEATTDPEVALEFLAKYCKWAVVTLGSKGCVAKHGKEVVRVPAIGESHAVDATGAGDLFASGFLYGLVKGLSLEECCKVGACSGGSVIRALGGEVMPENWQWMYKQMKAKGLSVPDLGIST; encoded by the exons ATGGGGGTCGAAGGGGAGATACCCACcactctcctccgccgcggcggcggcggcggcggaggatctCCGCCGTCCATCCTAGGGCTCCAGCTCTCGGCCCTGATCGACCACGTGGCGCGCGTCGATTGGTCCCTCCTCGACCGCATCCCCGGCGACCGCGGCGGCTCCCAACAG GTCGCAATTGGGGATTTGAATCGCATACTGAGCGAGGTCAACACCCACATTCTCCCATTCAGTGGCGACCTTTCTCCTATAAGGACGATAGCCGGTGGCAGCGTCGCGAACACGATCCGGGGTCTTGCCGCGGGCTTCGGGGTTTCGAGCGGAATTGTCGGCGCTTGCGGCGATGACGATCAAGGCCGGCTGTTCTGCCATAACATGAGCCTCAGCGGCGTTGATCTTTCGAGGCTACGGGCAAAGAAGGGGCCTACGGGTCAG TGCGTGTGCTTGGTTGATGCCAACGGTAATCGTACCATGCGACCCTGCCTCTCAAATGTAGTTAAGCTTCAG TGGCTGGTAGTGAGATACGCGTACTTTAATTCGGAACCGATTAACGCCGCTATCAAGATCGCTAAACAAGAGGGCGTCTCCATCTCCTTGGACTTGGCTAGTTTCGAA ATGGTCCGTGATTACCGGTCGCACCTCATCGAACTGCTGGAGACTGGTAACATCGACCTTTGCTTTGCCAACGAAGATGAAGCTAGAGAGCTTATAAG AGGAGAAGCAACAACTGATCCGGAGGTCGCGTTGGAATTTTTGGCAAAGTATTGCAAATGGGCCGTGGTGACTCTCGGTTCCAAAGGATGCGTCGCGAAGCACGGCAAAGAG GTTGTCCGCGTCCCAGCAATCGGGGAATCGCACGCTGTCGATGCCACGGGGGCCGGCGATCTCTTCGCCAGCGGCTTCCTCTACGGGCTGGTGAAGGGGCTTTCGCTGGAGGAATGCTGCAAGGTGGGCGCCTGCAGCGGCGGCTCCGTGATCCGCGCACTCGGCGGGGAGGTGATGCCGGAGAACTGGCAGTGGATGTACAAGCAGATGAAAGCGAAAGGTCTTTCGGTTCCCGACCTCGGTATCAGCACCTGA